The Phaseolus vulgaris cultivar G19833 chromosome 5, P. vulgaris v2.0, whole genome shotgun sequence genomic interval aggctttgtgaagatgtcagctagctgcagtttggtctccacaaactttacttcacagttcccattttgcacatgatctctgatgaaatgatgtcttatttcaatatgtttggtccttgagtgctggatttgatttttggtaagatttattgcacttgtgttatcacacatcaaaggaactttgctgatttgtaaaccaaaatctgcaagttgttgtttgagccataggaTCTGTGCACAGCAGCTACCAACAGCTATATATtctgcctcagcagtagagagagcaacacatgcttgcttcttgctatgccatgagattaggcttgagccaagaaggtgacaagtaccacttgtgctctttctatctagcttgcaacctgcaaagtcagaatctgaataaccaattaaatgtattggagaatgagaaggataccatagtcctacagatgatgttcctttgagatattttagaatcctttttgcagctttgaagtgtgattctttaggatttgcttgatatcttgcacatagacacaccgcaaacatgatgtccggcctacttgctgttagataaagcaatgatccaatcaaacctctgtattttgtttgatctatactctttccagcagcatctgcatccatgtagcagcttgatggcattggagtgcttgcctctttgcaattctccatttcaaactttttgagaatttccttgcaatactttgattgacttaggaggatcccatcctttgtttgtttaacctgcaatccaagaaagaaagatagttctcccatcatagacatttcaaactcacctttcattgcagccacaaattcttcacacaacctatcttgtgtagcaccaaaaatgatgtcatcaacatagatttgcacaagaattatttctgcatttgacttcttgatgaagagagtcttgtctaccattcctctttcataaccatgtgatagcagaaagttgctaagtctctcataccactgccttggagcttgtttcagtccatacaaagctttcttcaacttgaagacatggttgggatacttgtgatcttcaaagcccggtggttgatctacatagacttcctcattgatgtagccattcaagaaggcactctttacatccatttggaagagtttaaaaccactcatacaagcaaaaaccagcagcagcctcacagcctccaatctagccacaggagcaaaggtttcaccatagtctatgccctcttcttgattgtagcctttggcaactagccttgctttgtttctagtgatcactccatcctcatctagcttgttcctcatttctttcaaattggtttagctcttcatgcatagcttcaacccacttctcatccttgagagcttcctcaattgactttggttcaatttgagaaacaaaagctgtgtgcctgcagtagtttgagatggagctacgtatggagacaccttcctttatctgccctatgatgttatccacagacagatctctaggaatcctccattctttgggcagctcactctgttgcagaatttcaatcggttgtttctgcgaatcaaccgattgtttttctgcacagatatctagcttctccaaactgatgctctgttcatcttcctcAGCACTGATATTTGGGTTCTGACAGATTCtgtgatctacctcatcaaagactacgtgaactgattcttctacagtcatcaatcttttgttgtagactctatatgcatggcttgtgagagaataaccaatgaaaatgccaaggtcagctttctcatcaaactttcccaagctttcctttccattgttgagaacgaaacagctacaaccaaagactttgaggtgactgatgttaggcttccttccattgaaaagttcatatggagttttcttcaaaatgggccttataagcaccctattcatcacataacaagaggtgctcactccatctgcccaaaaatacttaggaagtgatgactcactaagcattgtccttgcaagctcttcaagagatctgttcttcctctctacaactccattttgctgtggtgttcttggagcagagaaattgtgtagaatccccaacttctcacagaacttgacaaacttctcattttggaattctcttCCATGGTCACTCCTTATGGAGCCtatgttgctgtttttttttgttttgaagccttcttgctagccttttgaatgcagcaaaggcatcactctttgattttAAGAACAAGGTCCAAGTGTACCTaaagaaatcatcaacaataacaagagcataataatttccaccaagactcatagttctagagggtccaaagagatccatgtgaaggagttcaagaggtctcaatgaagagacaacatttttggttttaaaagaacttttcacttgtttccctttttggcaagcttcacaaatgtgatccttctcaaacttgagttttggcagcccaatcacaagatcttttgatattagcttgttcaaatgattcatgtgaatatgagcaattcttctatgccaaagccaagattcatcttgcttggatagaagacatccaattgaacacggtgaagagatatctagaagatacacattgttaactctcttacctaccaacattacctctttggtgttagGCAGAcaaatttcacatgtgtttgtcttgaacatcacttgataccccttgtcacatagttggctaatgctcagaagattatgctttaggccttcaacgaagagcacatcatggatcACCAAGATGCtctcatctcctatggatcctcttccaagaattcttcctttgttgttgtctccataggtgacatgaccctcttgcttgaaggatattctcaggaactttgatttgtcccctgtcatatgcttggagcatccactgtccaagtaccaaagttgctttctttcctccaagatgtcctacaaaaaagattttcaagtacataggtttggtccccttatgaatgtgggtccatttggttcaTACTCATCAATACAAgctttatttttcttgggaatccacttcataagccctttaggaacatcatgttttctgattttacagaatcgcacagaatgacctcttttcatgcaatagaagcatgtaacaatcggttgtttcgatgatccaatcgattgtttttctggcattttcgaaaatgattttgaaaatctatcttgcttgttttgtggattaaaacccaatccaaattttccaaaaacacaattttgagatgctagcacactctcaaagttagattggcctttagaaagcttatccacagttttaacaagatagtggaccttcttttcaagattttcgcaattttcacaaactagagtatcacacttgcaagaggagtttttgtaaatgatttccagattttcaaaatccatttttgaattttctaaatcctcttccagtgcctttactctgttttcaagccagctattcttttctttcaatcgattgttcaagaaagccaatcggttggcttcttcatgcgtttcttgaaaggcttgaagcaattgaccataattttcagagtttgaagaatttgatgaacttacactacatgagtcatcctcccttctggtcattaagcaaagattgaggcttttcttattttgccttctctttcttcttgtttgactctttgtcattgcttcctttggttcatgagcatccttgagtgtctcccacatttccttagcagttttgcacttcgatatcctgaaaaattcattagtatctagtgcagaagctataatgttttgagcagacttatcaagctgagccatcttacattcatcatttgtccaATTGGACAAAGGTTTGTAATAAAAGAATTATCCTTTTTGaattttggaatgtaaggaccattctcaattgagtcccaaattctttgatcaatagattcaataaagattttcattctttcttcccaaaacttataaatcaatccacagaataaaggtggtttgtagattgaagcaccctcctcaaaagatagttttccagccataggaAAAAGTTtttagatcaacttgaataactttcaagaaccaagctcttgatgccaattgttagaatatatggccttaaacgagagggggggggggtgaattgtttaaggaggatttttgaaaacttttaaactTAGAATGGAAATTCTttgaaagaaccttgattaaggattcagtttttccaaaacaaacaacaaaagcacaaagctggaaaaacaattggttgttttagcgaaacaatcggttgtttataccagttccaaaatatcaaaactgaattaaagagatagagaaagagaatttgtacacagttgtttatactagttcactccaaacaagagctatatccagtcttctcagaaaccctgaggataaccactaagcaatcaccacttgatcacttacaccacaaccaagagaatgaccttgaacacctcaagaaacacactctccttggccaacactaagattgctgatcttgaacacctcaagaacacacaaccaatctcagcaaaacacacacacgaattgttcaacagtttacaaagattacacttgttacagatgaatatctgaaatcaacacaagtagaatcctattccagcaccttgatcaatctctcaactcttaagcaatctcagaactctttgaaaaatcttagttgttaaaaaaaaaaatttgtctcaagattcttaatccttaaaaaccgtttttcagaatatattcaagaatatagtttgttatcaaatcttaacaaactcttaattgcatttaaaatagattggtcaaagcatttaatgactggagcgtattcagttaaagcatttaaagctcagtcaaagaaaacagtttttctgttatggtttcaaaacaaacaatcgattgtttcctcgaatcaatcggttgttttgttacttaacagatttcaccattcaaaaacagttttcaaactttctcaaaacacctaagtgtaaacaatcggttgtttcgacaaaacaatcggttgtttcaacttagtttggaaaacattttactttgataaagattgagatgctaattgcttgagatttaatctaagggtggattacaacattaaactaccccagaacaaagcttaaaccagcataGCAACAcacagcaaagcagaggcttcaacatccttcaaaggatttggattcttcaaaacattgaacaccacttggttcaacagaaaCTTGGCTTCTTATAACATGTAGAGGTAGGTCTCTCTGCCATCAGTAACAGTGTTCCAATCCTCTTCAAGCTTTCTAGCCATGTCCCTAGTGATTGGCCCAATATGACATGGTGGTTGGCTTTCAGTTGTAGTGATGCTTGACCCTCTTCCATCCCCTTCtgctgggaggtgaccaccatgtcatctatgTAGGCTTGGACATTTCGCCCTAACATGGGCTTTAGTACCCTGTCCATCAACTGCTGGTAGGTGGCTCCTGCATTCTTTAGTATGAAGGGCATGACTTTGTAGCAATAACAAGACAGTTCCGTTATGAATGCTTTCTTGcactcgtccctggggtgcatcatgatctggttgtaactagaaaaggcatccaggaagctgagtaATCTGCATCCGAAGGCATTGTCCACCAAAGCATCAATATTGGGCAACgggtaagaatcctttggacaggccttgttgaggtccatgaagtcaacacacatcctccactttccgctGTCCTTCTTGACTAGTACCACATTGGcaagccactcggggtactgaaTTTCACTAATGTGGCCAACCTTCAGTAGCTTCTCCGTCTCTTCTCGTACGACCCaacgcctttcttcgttgaattTTTGCCTTCTCTGGCAGACGGGTCAGACATGagggtccatggtgagacggTGACACAGGAAGTTAGGGTCTATATCGGGCATGTcagaggcggaccatgcaaaagcGTCAAGGTGTCGTGCTATGACCTCAACAACCTGATCCTGCGACTCTTGGCTTAAGGACCGCCCGAATTTGAACGTCTTCCCACCGATTTCTCTTTCTACCACGTCTCCCACGGGCTCGGGTCGATTCGCACGGGCGATCTCTACGTGGGTCACCCCGTCTTCTCTTGGGGGTCTGGTCGTAACAGCAAACACCCCTctttgaggctgttttcgtagcacttcttcgcttctttttGGTCAGATTTAATGGTGATCACCGCACCCTCAagggaaggcaacttcatcttcatatgcctcgtgGAGGCAACTGCTCCTATCCTGTTTAAAGCTGTCCTACCTAACAGTATATTATAGGCCGAGGGAGTATTAACAACGAGATACCTGATGTTGGTAATGCACGAAGTCGTGCCATCCGTGAACGTCGTCCTAAACTCGATGTGCCCACGAACCTCCACCTGATCCCTTGCAAAACCATGCAAACATCCGGTCCTTGGACAGTTGTAACTGGTTGAAGGTCGTCAAGAACATCACGTCGGCTGAACTCCCTTGGTCCACGAGGACAcagtgcaccttccttcctgtTGTGACTAGTGAAATCACTATCGGGTCATTGTCATGGGGTATGACATCTTGGAGGTtggccttggtgaagacgaggtcgacATCGGGGGTTTGGTCTACCTGTTGTACCTCTACTACCATTATGCCTCGTGCgtacttctttcgctgggaggcagTGCACCCTCCCCCTGAGAATCCTCCTGAGATGGTGTTTACCTCCTCGTGGataggcacctcgtgcccctgGTCCGCCTCTGCAGTTACAAACGCCTGGTCGTCTTGTGGCTCTTGAAGATAATCCTTTAAGAAACCGCTTTTTACCAGCTCATCTAGTTGGTGTGCCAAGGCCAAACAATTACGTATGTAGTGGCCATTTGCCTGGTGAAACTAACACCAAGCGCTCTTGTTGGGTCCCATCTTCCTATCGGTCTTTGCTGGTACCTTCAGCCTAACCACTATGTTCGGGATAACAATCAACTCCTTGAGTTCTACTCAAAAGTTATGCTTCGGGGGTGGGTCCCTTCGTGTGCACGTCCCCCTCTGGGTCCGCTCGTAGGGTTTTCCCATCCCCTTTTTCTCTGTGTTTGCCTTGTGCACCCTCATAGGCTGAGGTCGTGCCACCGCGCAAGGTCGGACAGGATTGACAAGACCTTGTTTCTACGTTACTCGATCATTTGCGACGATGTGTGCCAACACTCGACGTCTAATTTTTGTGAACGTCTTTGGGTAGAACCTTAGCAGTGACTCATTGAAAGGTCCAGGTAGCATTCTTTTGACAAAGGCATGCACCGTCATGGCCTCATCAATAGGTTTCAATCTCACCACTTGGACCCCAAACCtattgaggtagtccttcatgGACTCCCTCTAGTACTATTTGACGTTGAAAACATCATAAGAAAGTCGGATGGGGGCCTTGTTAACAAGGTACTGCTCCCTAAACAGCGTTGCAAACTGGTCAAAGGTGGTGATGTGCCCGTCGGGTAAACCATTCCAACGCCGCGCCTGACAACATGCTCATAagcatcttgcagtacacaatGTCAGATCCTCCTGTAAGCATCAtttgggtgtggaacgccgtgagatgggcctTTGGGTCCTCTACTCTTGTGAAAGAGACTTTCGAACCTAGAGACGTTGTTGCTAACGCCGTATTCATGATTGCTTGTGAGAATGGCATGGGACGTGCCCTAAGTGGTACAGGCGGGGCACGTTCGTCCGTTGTGTGCTCCCCTACTTGTTGCAGATCCCTACGCAGTTCTTTATTGGCTCTGCGTTGTCCGCTCGTGACGCTGCTACTTCTACTTGGAGGGCACACATCGTATCCAAGATTTGCTGTGTGGTAACGTTGTCTCCTTGAGGGGGTGCACCTCCTGCGGATCTAACAGTTCCTTGCCTTGTACTCCTCATGTTTCTGGTAAAGACTCCTAACGTGATTACGAGTGGGACCTTCTTTTAACGGGCCCCAcgatgggcgccaaatgttcctgccggttgactcgctcTGCCGGTTGACTCCAACACCTGCTTTGGCCCTTCGATCTTGCCTGAGAATCGTaccttcttgatcaagaaacctctcacctgcaaagacaaaaggggcgccctagcggccgtttgcactctgttgcttaagtcagtattagggcaaagaaacaccaagtgtgtatattagcttcagtcttagaaactgcgtaccttactagggttcttgacaccctttatataggctgaaactagggtttacctttgtgctATTAcccttatctagggttccttggaaaaTGTCTCTGCGCTGCTATTTAggtaatcttagcgtatctggcacgtGGAACCTTCCTTAACTGGAGTGTAATGAATAACAAAGTGGCtgcttgggtaccaacttgtgcacctactCTCTAGCGTCATctgcttcgtgggtgccctaagtattcacgtgccatgcatgcaacttccctagaaaccctaaccctaatgggctcTAACGCTTCCCAGGATTATTCATACGAGTCGCGCCTTCATGCGCTATACACATCACGTGCatgatccctcgtgacttaggcttcccacacATCTCATGTCTTTAACTGTTAACTTGTCGTAactctagggcccaccttacgtgacCCTTTACAACATTCAGGCAACCGATGTCAGATCTTCTCCCTCTACTGGCGAGGTTCGATATCGATCTCTAACATCGGACTTAGAACATCAATATCAAAGACTAACCAATCCTTTTGGTAGGTGCGTCTGGGGCCCACCTCACGTGGCCCCCTTCCCATACCAAGCATCGGTGCGTAATGTCTGAGGTCAATCTCTGGGTCGACGATCGAGGACTGATCGAGACAATTTCAAGTCGAGGATCTCTAAGTAATTAAATTCTTATAAATGTATTGCTTTTGTTTGTTAAATCAACCTGTATTCCCGAACGAAGTCTGTATTTTTTTCATACACGGTGGAACACTTAAGTGTTTCTTctcttattttattctttatccataacaaagaaaaaaagaacTATTTGCATCAAGTCGTAATTAAGAACAGCAATTTTGTACAACAGATATGCTTGAGTTGTATGctgaggaaaaaaaaagttacattaAACTGAATTAGTTACATAATTCAGTTaaatttgttgaaaaaatagaagctaattattttatttattgaaataagtTGACGTCTAAATCATGAGAATTATCGCGGAGACACCAAATATCTCTCGCATCATACGTAGAAGAAAAGTACGACTCGGATTCGTTCACCAAAGGAACAAGAAATTCGTTCGGAATAAGAGACgtgtctgccacgaatgcttcCCTCCAAGAATTTTCAGTTATTGGTTGTATTGCTTCTAGAAACCCAAAATCATCATTTTCCACAACCACATTTTCATTATATGACGACAGAGGAGACTCTGCCCAAACATGTTCCATGGTCATCGGATCTGAACCATGAAAATTTTCAATACCATTGTTTTGTATTGTGCCGTGAGAAATGTGTAACGACTCTGTCGAAATATTCTGGTTCAAATCCTCTAAGCATGCATACAGAAAATCGAACCCTTCTTCCATTAACAAATTATCGTTAGTGGTATAATCTGAGGTTGTGGACGAGAACTCGATTGAGGATACTTCCAGGGACAAAGGGTCAGGATCAGAGGCTCTAGAAATTGTTGGAGAAGGAGAATCTTCGTGGAAGAAACCATTGTTCTGAATGGAATCCTTGTCTTGGTTAGACACAGAACTGTTTGATTTTGCGGCTTTCACATTTGTTTTCGTATGAACTGCCTTCTTTCCAAAACGCTTTTTCAGAGTGGTGTGCCACTGGTTCTTTATTTCGTTATCTGTTCTTCCGGGTAAATGAGTGGCAATAACAGACCATCTGCAAGGgagaaaacacaaaattaagtaattaaaaGGGAATTTCCAAGATGCAAAatgggattttttttataaaaattataccttttaaaaactTTGTTTGAATTTATAGCTCTTTTTGTTgctatatatattttatgaaaagtAGAAAAAAGTTACCTTGTAAAACTGTTGATTCTCTTTACTCAAGTAATGTATATAATATTAGTTTGCATTACTCAGTGAAACTGTAGTTTTGATGAGAAAATAGTACCAAAATTGTTTATGAAACCGGAATTAAGTTTTTCCCATATCTTGCTTTTAATGTCAACATACTTGTTACCCAGCTCTTCGTGCAGTTTGATTatagtttcttcttctttctcagTAAAGTTTCCTCTTTTTATGTTGGGTCTGAGATAATTGAGCCACCTAAGTCTGCAGCTCTTTCCACACCTTGTCAGACCTGAAAATCAATGCACCAATGACATTAGTCCTTTTACAATGAAATTGTAGAACTATGAACTCATAAAGGTTTCTCAGTAGCGTTTGTGTATTATTCAACTTTTTCATTTCATGGACAAGTATATGACATATAAGATGAATGATGGATATGATGAATTACCTGCAAATCTTGGGAGTTGGCGCCAATTCCAAGTCCCATATCGAGTGACATAAGCTACGAGCTTCCTATCTTCCTCTTGAGTCCAAGTGCCTTTCTTAAGTCCACTACTGTCCCAGGAAGGGGTTCTCATGATCTCTGTTATGCTATGTTTCGCAATGTAGTTTCGGTGACAAATTATAATGAGATGATGATGCTGTAAAATATGGCTGATAACACTGATAAGATCGGGTTTTTTATGATACGGATGATTGTCTTTTAAGAACTTAAGAAACAAGAGTAAGAGTAAGTGAAGATTTATAGGAGGAAAAAAACCCTATAAACCCCATGGGAAGCACATGTCTTATTATGGAAAGACAACCAAATAGTTTAAACATATACGGAAAGAAGACTTTTTGTAATGCATTATAATTATTAAGTATATTTTTAgaagaaacaataaataaataaatatgattaataaaTATGATTACTTGAATAGTGACTCaacccttataaaaaaaataaaaaataaaataggatCTCACATCTCAACCTATACTAAACTCCAAATAAAAACTACCAACTAACCCTTATCCCAAAAACAGTAGAGTCAAAGAAGTTCATCATTGTCAATAACCATAGCAATAATACATCAAATtccaaaaaacataaaaacataaTCAAACCACCAAAACTAGAGGAACTTATTCTTTTACAAATAAGACAACAACTAAAAATATCACGATCTCAACAAAATCTATAGATATTCTTTTTCACATCACTATTGCTACTCCTTTCTCATTATTCTAAAGTAAAAGACAAATGCTCCTGAAGCATAACCCCTTACTTCACTTAGAAAGACGGACTCTTTAAAATCATTATGCAAAACACACAACTTTTTCCTTCCTAAAAGAAGGAATTAAAGAGACATACCAAAATAAAGGAAACAAATCTATTTCTTAAATTTCATACATACCAAAGGTTCTATAGACCAATTAGAATAAGTAAACTTTGAATCTTTTTCTTTACTTGTAATCCAAACCCAAACTTTTCTTTGAGTCACTGCAAAAACTTCTACATGGTTGCtgatttacaaaatttatcgAGTAGAATTTCTCTTTGTGAGTTTCCTATTGCTTCTTCGAACAAATCCATAGAATTTTAGTGtgattatcttaaaaaaatttagagaaaataATGGTAGAGGGATAGAAGTATTTTTTTCATACGCTACtacatttattataaatttcaatgaaagtaaaatatattagttttccataaatatgtttttaaacaATAAATCTAATTTGTTTCGTGACATTAGATTTGCTGTATTAATTTCTCAACTATCACCCCCACATTCAATGACATGAACAGCTGTATAAAAAATACACTGCTTTTGAATTTGTCAATCTATGTTTTGTCTTCTGTCCTTCACGAAATTCCTTAAAGCATTCTCTAACTAATTGTTAGAGAATGAGGTTATCCTCTTTCtttatcatatttattatatatatggtTGTGATAATTTTATACTTTGGTTAGTAGAACCTCAGGTCTTTAGTATGCGGATCATACTCTTCTTTATAAGGCTTTTTGACAAACCGCATCAATTTCTTGTATTTTTGAGCTTTTTCACATTTATTTACACTTTTCTACACATTCCACTGTTTCCCTTTTTTTCTACACACTTCATAGTTTAGGGTTTGCTCATACCTTACAAAATCATATCTAACTCTTCCAATTTTCTTCTGTCAATCGTATGCGTTTTCCCTTTAATCCTCATTTCTCTCTGCTTCCAATTGGTGTGTATTTTCGAACCCTCATTTCTTATGCTCCTAATCACTTATTTGCTTAACATGTAAAGGAGGAACTAAACTAGAAGCATTTGTAGCATACAAGAGTTACCTAATGGGTTTCTAAACGTTTCACACTCTATTATTCCTTCCCACGAGGCACGCACACTAGGCAGCAACGATCGCATAAGCAACTTGATCGTCACTAAGATATTTCTTATACCAATCACTAATGCTGATATAGTTCCTCTGCTCCACTTCATAACCAAGGCATTTCTCTACGATCTTCTCCACTGAATCTTGAATGAGATCCTCATCGTTCTCAGTTTCCGCAAAAATACCTCAAATCCATAGGATCGCGACACATATCCAAGCAGTGGTCTGAATGCTTAAGCTTACGGCGATCCGAATGGTTCTAGAATGCAACGAGGATGTGAGAGTTATGGTTCAGGAACGTGCAGAGTTTCCTCACTACACTGTATTAAAGTCTTAATCTACAAATGTAGATGATCTGCTTCTtttgctggatctgccccctGAAAAATAGAACTTGTCCTCAGGC includes:
- the LOC137835506 gene encoding transcription factor MYB8-like; amino-acid sequence: MRTPSWDSSGLKKGTWTQEEDRKLVAYVTRYGTWNWRQLPRFAGLTRCGKSCRLRWLNYLRPNIKRGNFTEKEEETIIKLHEELGNKWSVIATHLPGRTDNEIKNQWHTTLKKRFGKKAVHTKTNVKAAKSNSSVSNQDKDSIQNNGFFHEDSPSPTISRASDPDPLSLEVSSIEFSSTTSDYTTNDNLLMEEGFDFLYACLEDLNQNISTESLHISHGTIQNNGIENFHGSDPMTMEHVWAESPLSSYNENVVVENDDFGFLEAIQPITENSWREAFVADTSLIPNEFLVPLVNESESYFSSTYDARDIWCLRDNSHDLDVNLFQ